From a single Alkalihalophilus pseudofirmus genomic region:
- the cspD gene encoding cold-shock protein CspD has product MQGKVKWFNAEKGFGFIEREDGDDVFVHFSAINSDGFKSLDEGQDVEFEIVEGARGPQAANVVKL; this is encoded by the coding sequence ATGCAAGGAAAAGTAAAATGGTTTAATGCAGAAAAAGGTTTCGGTTTTATCGAGCGTGAAGATGGAGACGACGTATTCGTACACTTCTCAGCTATCAATTCTGATGGATTCAAGTCTCTAGACGAAGGTCAAGACGTTGAGTTTGAAATTGTTGAAGGTGCTCGCGGACCTCAAGCTGCAAACGTAGTTAAGCTTTAA
- a CDS encoding response regulator, whose product MVAKFNAIFVERIPEFKLVGVARGIEEGWTYLNEEAVDLILLDVYMTNENGLDLLMELRRENHPVDVIVVSSANDRGSIQTALRFGAVDYLIKPFEFDRFQDALLRYKQTFQDMKKEAIQQEEVDRLFLTKGNSNKDVPKADLPLPKGITKETYIRVLREINKHSDWFSTNDLVEATGISRVSLRKYLQYLTNSDILLFDVDYQRTGRPLHQYKLTNQGYDYIVSVLKEEK is encoded by the coding sequence ATGGTAGCTAAGTTTAATGCGATCTTCGTTGAAAGAATTCCAGAGTTTAAGCTTGTTGGCGTCGCGCGCGGCATCGAGGAAGGCTGGACCTATTTAAACGAAGAAGCTGTTGATTTAATTTTACTAGATGTATATATGACGAATGAGAACGGGCTGGATCTATTAATGGAACTGCGGCGCGAGAATCATCCGGTCGATGTGATCGTCGTCTCCTCCGCCAATGACCGCGGCTCGATTCAAACCGCCCTCCGTTTTGGTGCGGTGGACTATTTAATTAAGCCATTTGAATTTGATCGTTTTCAAGATGCGCTCTTGCGCTATAAGCAGACCTTTCAAGATATGAAAAAAGAAGCCATCCAGCAAGAAGAGGTTGATCGTTTATTTTTAACAAAAGGCAATTCAAATAAAGATGTCCCAAAAGCCGACCTCCCCTTGCCAAAAGGAATCACAAAAGAAACGTACATACGCGTGCTGCGGGAAATTAATAAGCATAGCGACTGGTTCTCAACCAATGATCTAGTAGAAGCAACCGGGATATCCCGAGTATCTTTGCGTAAGTACCTTCAATATTTAACAAACTCCGATATTCTCCTGTTCGATGTCGATTATCAGCGCACCGGGCGCCCGCTGCATCAATATAAGCTGACCAACCAAGGCTATGATTATATTGTGAGTGTGTTAAAGGAAGAGAAATAA
- a CDS encoding c-type cytochrome — protein MKKFLLALGVVVALTACGGGDEAAPPVDEESPAVDEAPTDEAPDEATAGDYDAESARATYEQSCIGCHGGDLQGASGPGLEGTGLSAAEIEDIIHNGQGAMPAQNLEDEDAANLAAWLEAQ, from the coding sequence ATGAAAAAGTTTTTATTAGCTCTTGGCGTAGTCGTTGCTCTTACAGCATGTGGCGGCGGAGATGAAGCAGCTCCACCAGTTGACGAGGAGTCTCCAGCAGTAGATGAAGCTCCTACAGATGAGGCTCCAGATGAGGCAACAGCTGGTGATTACGATGCAGAATCAGCTCGTGCTACATATGAGCAAAGCTGTATCGGATGTCACGGCGGCGATCTTCAAGGAGCATCTGGTCCTGGTCTAGAAGGAACGGGCTTGTCAGCTGCTGAAATCGAAGACATCATTCATAACGGGCAAGGTGCAATGCCTGCTCAAAACTTAGAAGATGAAGATGCAGCAAATCTAGCTGCATGGCTTGAAGCTCAATAA
- the secA gene encoding preprotein translocase subunit SecA, giving the protein MLGLLKKVIGDPSQRQVKKNEKIVDQIDALADDMKKLSDDGLQKKTFEFKERLEKGEKLDDLLPEAFATVREASTRVLRMTPYRVQLLGGIALHQGNISEMKTGEGKTLVGTLPVYLNALTGKGVHVVTVNEYLARRDCETMGELYRFLGLTVGLNESGLTKEEKAEAYRADITYSTNNELGFDYLRDNMVLYKEQMVQRPLHFALVDEVDSILVDEARTPLIISGSVERSTQLYTQANSFIRVLKAEEDYTFDEKTKAVQLTEEGVSKAERAFGIENLYDQKHVQLNHHLNQSLKAHVVMQRDGDYVVEDGEVVIVDQFTGRLMKGRRYSDGLHQAIEAKEGMQIQRESMTLASITFQNYFRMYEKLAGMTGTAKTEEEEFRNIYGMDVMVIPTNKPIARIDKPDLIYKTMEAKFRAVVNEIEEIHKKGQPVLVGTVSVETSELVSKLLNKRRVPHHVLNAKNHEREAEIIEGAGQQGAVTIATNMAGRGTDIKLGEGVRELGGLHVLGTERHESRRIDNQLRGRAGRQGDPGSSQFYLSMEDELMRRFGSDNMRSMMERLGMEEDQPIESRLVSRAVETAQKRVEGNNFDARKQILQYDDVMREQREIIYKQRMEVLESDNLRKIVETMIKDVIDRTVRLHTPENEVPEDWDLMAIVNYMNANLLQEGELEEKDIKGLDPEEMVEAITEKVIARYNEKEEQFTPEHMREFEKVIMLRTVDRKWMNHIDQMDQLRQGIHLRAYGQNDPLREYRFEGFEMFEAMIASIEEEISMYIMKAQVQQNLERQKVAEGKAVHQDTSKQEPKKKKPIRKGETIGRNDACICGSGKKYKNCCGAGK; this is encoded by the coding sequence ATGCTAGGACTACTTAAAAAAGTCATCGGTGATCCAAGTCAGCGTCAAGTAAAGAAAAACGAAAAGATCGTGGACCAAATTGATGCGCTAGCCGATGATATGAAAAAGCTATCAGATGATGGTCTTCAAAAGAAAACGTTTGAATTTAAAGAGCGTCTTGAAAAAGGCGAAAAACTAGATGATTTATTACCAGAAGCCTTCGCAACCGTTCGCGAAGCTTCAACACGTGTCCTTCGTATGACACCTTACCGCGTCCAGCTATTAGGCGGTATTGCACTGCATCAAGGAAATATTTCAGAAATGAAAACAGGGGAAGGTAAAACATTAGTTGGAACACTCCCTGTTTATTTAAATGCGTTAACAGGAAAAGGCGTTCATGTTGTGACCGTCAATGAATACTTAGCTCGCCGTGACTGCGAAACGATGGGTGAGTTATACCGTTTCTTAGGGCTGACTGTCGGGCTGAATGAATCGGGTCTTACAAAAGAAGAAAAAGCAGAAGCGTATCGTGCAGATATTACGTACAGCACAAACAACGAGCTAGGCTTTGATTATCTTCGTGACAACATGGTTCTCTATAAAGAGCAGATGGTACAGCGTCCGCTTCACTTTGCTCTTGTCGATGAGGTTGACTCGATCTTAGTCGATGAAGCAAGAACACCGTTAATTATTTCTGGATCAGTTGAACGTTCAACCCAGCTGTACACGCAGGCAAACTCATTTATCCGCGTGTTAAAGGCAGAGGAAGATTACACGTTTGATGAAAAAACAAAAGCGGTTCAGCTGACAGAAGAAGGGGTTTCAAAAGCAGAGCGTGCGTTTGGAATCGAGAACTTATATGATCAGAAGCATGTTCAGTTAAACCACCATTTAAATCAATCATTAAAAGCACATGTCGTTATGCAGCGTGACGGGGACTATGTGGTGGAAGACGGTGAAGTGGTGATTGTTGACCAATTCACAGGCCGTCTGATGAAAGGCCGCCGCTATAGTGATGGTCTTCACCAAGCGATTGAAGCAAAAGAAGGCATGCAGATCCAGCGCGAGAGCATGACACTTGCTTCAATTACATTCCAAAACTACTTCCGTATGTATGAGAAGCTTGCCGGTATGACTGGTACTGCGAAGACGGAAGAAGAAGAATTCCGCAACATTTACGGCATGGACGTTATGGTGATTCCAACCAACAAACCAATTGCCCGTATTGATAAGCCGGATCTTATCTATAAGACGATGGAAGCGAAGTTTAGAGCGGTTGTTAACGAAATTGAAGAAATCCATAAAAAGGGACAACCTGTACTGGTTGGTACTGTAAGCGTTGAGACATCTGAACTTGTTTCAAAGCTTTTAAATAAACGCCGTGTACCGCATCATGTATTAAATGCGAAAAACCATGAGCGTGAGGCTGAAATTATCGAGGGCGCAGGTCAACAAGGTGCAGTAACGATCGCAACGAACATGGCCGGCCGTGGTACAGATATTAAACTAGGCGAAGGTGTACGCGAGCTTGGCGGTCTTCATGTTTTAGGTACAGAACGCCATGAGAGTCGTCGTATTGATAACCAGCTTCGTGGTCGTGCCGGTCGTCAAGGGGACCCTGGTTCATCTCAATTCTATTTATCAATGGAAGATGAATTAATGCGCCGCTTCGGTTCTGATAATATGCGTTCTATGATGGAGCGTCTTGGCATGGAAGAGGATCAGCCAATTGAAAGCCGTCTTGTTTCACGTGCGGTTGAAACGGCTCAAAAACGAGTAGAGGGTAACAACTTCGATGCTCGTAAGCAGATCCTTCAATATGATGATGTAATGCGTGAGCAGCGTGAGATCATTTACAAGCAGCGTATGGAAGTACTTGAGTCTGACAACCTGCGTAAAATTGTGGAGACGATGATTAAGGATGTCATTGATCGCACAGTCCGTCTGCACACACCTGAGAATGAAGTGCCAGAGGATTGGGATCTTATGGCGATCGTCAACTATATGAATGCAAACCTTCTTCAAGAGGGCGAGCTTGAAGAGAAAGATATTAAAGGCTTAGATCCAGAGGAAATGGTTGAGGCTATTACGGAGAAAGTGATTGCTCGCTACAATGAAAAAGAAGAGCAGTTCACACCTGAACATATGCGTGAGTTCGAGAAAGTTATTATGCTCCGCACGGTTGACCGTAAATGGATGAACCATATTGACCAAATGGATCAGCTGCGCCAAGGGATCCACCTGCGTGCATACGGGCAAAACGATCCATTGCGTGAATACCGCTTCGAAGGTTTCGAAATGTTTGAAGCGATGATTGCTTCTATTGAAGAGGAAATCTCAATGTACATCATGAAGGCACAAGTGCAGCAGAACCTTGAGCGTCAAAAAGTAGCTGAAGGAAAAGCAGTTCATCAAGATACATCTAAACAAGAACCGAAGAAAAAGAAGCCAATCCGTAAAGGCGAAACGATCGGACGTAACGACGCGTGCATTTGCGGAAGCGGCAAGAAATACAAAAACTGCTGCGGAGCGGGGAAATAA
- a CDS encoding glycoside hydrolase domain-containing protein, whose protein sequence is MYRNQRSINWGVDSAAAVTQELYECVTSSYGQPDFWGRYLTTIENVSDGLTPEEIRFIRDQGIKIMPIYNNFSEAVGERAGAVAARNAIFQARRLGILEGSFIFANIKNFFNVDPAWLIAWSEAFYTSPYRPGFFGDPVEGGFNEAYCNASEASESIRQQAVILSAEPEPGTTPKNRIPRYNPARPDCDANVWAWQYGRDSENCPIDTVLMETRLYEALG, encoded by the coding sequence ATGTATCGAAATCAACGCAGTATCAATTGGGGGGTGGACTCGGCCGCAGCTGTCACACAAGAGCTGTATGAGTGCGTCACCTCCTCGTACGGACAGCCTGACTTTTGGGGCCGCTACCTAACCACGATTGAAAATGTAAGTGACGGTCTGACTCCTGAAGAGATACGCTTTATCCGCGATCAAGGGATAAAGATTATGCCGATCTACAATAATTTCAGTGAAGCAGTCGGCGAACGTGCCGGAGCAGTGGCCGCTCGAAATGCGATCTTCCAAGCAAGACGGCTCGGTATTTTAGAAGGCAGCTTCATTTTCGCTAATATTAAAAACTTCTTCAATGTGGATCCAGCATGGCTGATTGCTTGGTCCGAAGCGTTTTACACGAGTCCTTACCGTCCAGGCTTTTTCGGCGATCCGGTAGAAGGCGGTTTTAATGAAGCGTATTGTAATGCGTCTGAAGCAAGCGAGAGCATCCGCCAGCAAGCAGTCATCTTAAGCGCGGAGCCAGAGCCCGGCACAACGCCTAAAAACCGAATTCCGCGCTATAATCCAGCCAGACCGGATTGTGATGCCAATGTTTGGGCATGGCAATACGGCCGCGACTCAGAAAACTGTCCAATTGATACCGTCTTAATGGAAACAAGGCTATACGAGGCCCTAGGGTAG
- the prfB gene encoding peptide chain release factor 2 (programmed frameshift) produces the protein MELVEVKQELAAMAKRLTDFRGSLDLEAKQERMAELDEFMTAPDFWDDQEAAQTVINESNGLKEQVNVFLELEEEYENLEVSYELVKEEADEELEKELEAGVKELISRLNDFELQLLLSEPYDKNNAILELHPGAGGTESQDWASMLLRMYTRWSEQRGFKVETMDYLPGDEAGVKSVTLLIKGHNAYGYLKAEKGVHRLVRISPFDSSGRRHTSFVSCEVMPELDDNVEIDIRTEDLKVDTYRASGAGGQHINTTDSAIRITHLPTNTVVTCQSERSQIKNRDQAMKMLKAKLYQLEIEKQQQELAEIRGEQKEIGWGSQIRSYVFHPYSLVKDHRTNFEIGNTNAVMDGDLDGFINAYLRSSLKM, from the exons ATGGAATTAGTAGAAGTGAAGCAAGAACTAGCAGCAATGGCCAAACGATTAACAGACTTTAGGGGGTCTCTT GACTTAGAAGCAAAGCAAGAGCGCATGGCTGAGCTTGATGAGTTTATGACTGCCCCGGACTTCTGGGATGATCAAGAGGCTGCACAGACCGTGATCAACGAGTCAAACGGCTTAAAAGAACAAGTAAATGTATTTTTAGAGCTTGAAGAAGAGTATGAGAACCTTGAAGTCTCCTATGAGCTTGTGAAAGAAGAAGCGGATGAAGAGCTTGAAAAAGAACTTGAAGCAGGAGTAAAAGAGTTAATCTCTCGTCTAAATGACTTTGAACTGCAGCTTCTTTTAAGTGAGCCATATGATAAAAATAATGCGATTCTTGAGCTGCACCCAGGTGCTGGAGGTACGGAGTCACAAGACTGGGCATCCATGCTCCTTCGTATGTACACTCGCTGGTCTGAACAGCGCGGCTTTAAAGTCGAAACAATGGATTACCTGCCAGGTGATGAGGCTGGGGTGAAAAGTGTTACACTCCTTATTAAAGGACATAACGCATACGGCTACTTAAAAGCCGAAAAAGGGGTTCACCGCCTCGTCCGTATTTCTCCGTTTGACTCATCAGGACGCCGTCACACATCTTTCGTATCCTGCGAAGTAATGCCGGAGCTTGATGATAATGTGGAAATTGATATCCGCACCGAGGACTTAAAAGTCGATACGTACCGTGCAAGCGGCGCCGGCGGTCAGCATATTAATACAACCGACTCTGCCATCCGTATCACTCACTTGCCGACAAACACAGTTGTTACATGTCAAAGCGAACGCTCACAGATTAAAAACCGTGACCAAGCAATGAAGATGTTAAAGGCGAAGCTTTACCAATTAGAGATTGAAAAGCAGCAGCAAGAGCTTGCCGAAATCCGCGGGGAGCAAAAAGAAATCGGCTGGGGGAGCCAGATCCGATCGTATGTGTTCCATCCATACAGTCTTGTAAAAGACCACCGAACAAACTTCGAGATCGGAAACACAAATGCCGTTATGGACGGCGATTTAGACGGATTTATCAATGCATATTTGCGTTCATCATTGAAGATGTAA
- a CDS encoding YitT family protein, producing the protein MVNTRRRPEPRSRLMQGMIDYTYILVGSAIVALAFNLFLLPNKIASGGVSGISTLLTYTVGFEPAYTLWAFNIPLFILGVLMLGGFKYGIKTLVGTIFLPFVVFISRDWSVGIEDPLLGALFGGIGVGLGLGTVFRANASTGGTDLAAQIFNKYTGVSLGLCVFVIDGLIVATSAVVFSLELALYALIALFVTGKTIDLVQMGVGYAKVALIISDHQEEVRQSILKDVDRGVTKLSGHGGYTDAERPVLMCVVNQQEVTKLKQIVRAVDPKAFVIVTNATEVLGEGFKRA; encoded by the coding sequence ATGGTGAACACAAGAAGACGGCCTGAGCCACGCAGCCGTTTAATGCAAGGAATGATTGATTATACGTATATTTTAGTTGGATCAGCAATCGTGGCATTGGCATTTAACTTATTTTTACTACCTAATAAGATCGCATCAGGCGGAGTGAGCGGGATTAGTACGCTGCTGACGTATACTGTCGGTTTTGAGCCGGCTTATACGCTATGGGCGTTTAATATTCCTTTATTTATTTTAGGGGTGCTGATGCTTGGCGGCTTTAAATACGGTATAAAAACGTTAGTCGGGACGATATTTTTGCCGTTTGTCGTTTTTATTTCAAGGGATTGGTCAGTTGGGATTGAGGATCCTTTACTCGGGGCTTTGTTTGGCGGGATTGGAGTCGGTTTAGGACTCGGGACGGTATTCCGTGCGAATGCGAGTACAGGCGGAACAGATCTTGCAGCTCAAATTTTCAATAAGTACACTGGAGTATCGCTCGGCTTATGTGTATTTGTGATTGACGGCCTGATTGTAGCGACTTCAGCTGTCGTTTTTAGTCTGGAATTAGCACTTTATGCCTTAATTGCATTATTTGTTACAGGAAAAACGATTGATTTAGTGCAAATGGGGGTAGGATATGCAAAGGTAGCTCTTATTATCTCTGATCATCAAGAGGAAGTTCGCCAAAGCATTTTAAAAGATGTCGATCGCGGCGTGACGAAGCTTAGCGGACATGGCGGCTATACGGATGCTGAACGTCCTGTGCTGATGTGTGTGGTCAATCAGCAGGAGGTCACAAAATTGAAACAAATTGTCCGAGCCGTTGATCCAAAAGCGTTTGTCATTGTTACGAATGCCACAGAGGTGCTTGGGGAAGGATTCAAGCGAGCGTAA
- the hpf gene encoding ribosome hibernation-promoting factor, HPF/YfiA family, translating into MNYNIRGENIEVTPALRDYVEKKVGKLERYFDTTPVADVNVRMQVLNNQHIIEITIPMPQLLLRGEETHTDMYAAIDNVIEKLERQIRKHKTKVNRKFRQEGSLKYMFKNELEPLEQEEVEPDDDEIEVVRKKRFNLKPMDAEEAILQMDMLGHNFFVFSNAVNGDTSVVYRRKDGKYGLIEPEA; encoded by the coding sequence ATGAATTATAATATTCGTGGCGAAAACATCGAAGTAACTCCAGCATTACGCGACTATGTTGAGAAAAAGGTTGGGAAGCTCGAGCGTTATTTTGACACTACCCCTGTAGCGGATGTCAATGTACGCATGCAGGTGTTAAATAACCAGCATATTATTGAGATTACAATCCCAATGCCGCAGCTCTTACTACGTGGTGAGGAAACTCATACCGACATGTATGCTGCTATTGATAATGTGATTGAAAAGCTTGAAAGACAAATCCGCAAGCACAAAACAAAGGTAAACCGTAAGTTCCGTCAAGAAGGAAGCTTAAAATATATGTTCAAGAATGAGTTAGAGCCTCTTGAGCAGGAAGAAGTCGAGCCGGATGATGATGAAATCGAAGTGGTTCGTAAAAAGCGCTTTAACTTAAAGCCGATGGATGCAGAAGAAGCGATTTTACAAATGGATATGTTAGGCCATAATTTCTTCGTCTTCTCAAATGCAGTAAATGGCGATACAAGCGTTGTCTACCGTCGTAAAGACGGTAAGTACGGCTTAATTGAGCCAGAAGCTTAA
- the dcuS gene encoding DcuS/MalK family sensor histidine kinase, which yields MKNPLSYFKKEKPYQLRTLIILLVSIVVVSSLLLTGLLVAYDTAQRSERTLEEKARTIAATIGQTPDVIYGLRNGDQDGSVQAFTKEVQDLTDVHYIVVMDMNSIRLSHPNEELIGERFVGGDEDRALQGESYTSVAEGTLGESMRAFVPVYDGDEQIGVVSTGILQSQIRSTIIEGQTSIIYGLILGLLAGLIGALFLAQKIKNVLNGLEPSEISQLLKEREAMLASVREGIIAIDEKGVIVVANRAALSMFERAGLKGNPLGQHVASYMPNSRLHEVLVHKEMKLDQAEKLNKLDIVINHVPVKTSGRLVGALATFRDKTELTMMLEQLSGAKTYAETLRSHTHEFMNKLHVISAMVFTESYDELQSYIQTISDFYQKDVGWISDYVKDPVLAGYLLNKLSFLEEQGVEVDLCGEMPWPSIRQAEVLDSLITVIGNSLDNAYEAIKEQDVQELYIDVSYSEDGYLEWTVEDNGPGLDEDHPRNWLEKKQTTKSGDRGYGMYLINEAIRRTNGELEIDSQKGEGMTFKARIPYTNHDTSTHY from the coding sequence ATGAAGAACCCGCTTAGCTATTTTAAAAAGGAGAAACCGTACCAACTGCGAACACTCATCATCCTATTAGTATCGATAGTGGTCGTTAGTTCACTGCTTTTAACCGGCCTTCTCGTTGCTTATGATACAGCCCAGCGCAGCGAGCGGACACTTGAAGAGAAAGCACGGACCATCGCGGCCACCATCGGGCAGACTCCAGATGTCATTTACGGCCTGCGAAACGGGGATCAAGATGGTTCTGTACAAGCCTTTACAAAAGAGGTTCAAGACCTGACAGATGTACATTATATTGTCGTCATGGACATGAACAGTATCCGGCTTTCACACCCAAATGAAGAATTAATAGGTGAGAGATTTGTCGGCGGTGATGAGGACCGTGCCTTGCAAGGCGAATCCTATACGTCGGTTGCCGAAGGAACATTAGGAGAATCAATGCGTGCCTTCGTACCGGTCTATGACGGAGATGAACAAATCGGCGTTGTCTCTACCGGTATTTTGCAAAGCCAGATCCGCTCAACGATCATTGAAGGTCAAACAAGCATCATTTACGGCCTTATTCTCGGTTTATTAGCTGGATTGATCGGGGCCCTGTTTTTAGCCCAGAAGATTAAAAATGTCTTAAACGGACTTGAACCGAGTGAAATATCACAGCTGCTTAAAGAACGCGAGGCAATGCTCGCTTCTGTTCGGGAAGGGATTATTGCGATTGATGAAAAAGGGGTGATTGTGGTTGCAAACCGCGCCGCACTCAGCATGTTTGAACGTGCCGGGCTTAAGGGTAACCCTTTAGGACAGCATGTCGCATCCTACATGCCTAACTCACGCCTGCATGAAGTATTAGTCCATAAAGAGATGAAATTAGACCAAGCGGAAAAACTGAATAAGCTCGATATAGTCATTAATCATGTCCCTGTTAAAACGTCCGGCCGATTAGTCGGCGCTTTGGCTACCTTCCGTGATAAAACAGAACTGACAATGATGCTAGAGCAATTATCCGGTGCGAAAACATATGCTGAAACACTGCGCAGCCACACCCATGAATTTATGAATAAACTTCATGTTATCTCGGCGATGGTTTTTACCGAGTCTTATGATGAGCTGCAATCTTACATTCAAACGATCTCTGACTTCTATCAAAAAGATGTCGGCTGGATCTCAGACTACGTGAAGGATCCTGTCTTAGCAGGCTACCTTCTAAACAAATTAAGTTTCCTAGAAGAGCAAGGCGTCGAAGTTGATTTATGCGGTGAGATGCCGTGGCCTTCGATTAGACAAGCTGAGGTCCTTGATTCCTTAATTACCGTCATCGGCAACTCGCTCGATAACGCCTATGAAGCGATCAAAGAGCAAGATGTGCAGGAATTGTATATTGACGTTTCCTATTCCGAAGATGGTTACTTGGAATGGACCGTAGAAGATAACGGACCGGGGCTTGATGAAGACCATCCGAGAAATTGGCTGGAGAAAAAGCAAACGACAAAAAGCGGCGACCGCGGCTATGGCATGTATCTAATTAATGAAGCAATCCGCCGTACAAACGGAGAGCTTGAAATTGATTCACAGAAAGGAGAAGGAATGACGTTTAAGGCACGCATTCCCTACACCAATCATGATACGAGTACTCATTATTGA
- a CDS encoding SLC13 family permease — MKNMVANVWNGLWHSHRQTKKLLNVFSYQKGSAAKAAHASATSSREGQSMQPGYNDNEPKKSYSKAQMIGLVLGPALFLLTILFFSPEGLSFEARAVLAITLWVATWWITEAIPIPATSILPIFLLPITGALDGGTVTSAYGDDIIFLFLGGFFIATAMEKWNLHKRMALAIIAFIGTSTQRILLGFMIATAFLSMWVSNTAAVMMMVPMGLAITAQVAAALKGKPEERDLPKFEKALIFGVGYAGTIGGLGTLIGTPPNIILAAQAQQLFDVEISFARWMLVGVPVVILLLVIAWMYLGRMAFKMSIKGLPGGKNLIQNERTKLGKTSFEEKAVAAVFTFAAFMWISREFIWVDLVPELRDGMIAVLAAVMLFVIPTSRKFGSRILEWKDSRDIPWGVLLLFGGGLAIAAGFRETGLSDWMGTQLTVLDGLHLIVMIAATALFVLFLTEITSNTATATMIIPVVASLALALNIHPFALMIPCAMAANCAFMLPVGTPPNAIIFGTGKLKIIEMVRVGFLINLIAAFLIVLAVYFMVPLFWGIDLNVVPAGFSL, encoded by the coding sequence ATGAAAAATATGGTAGCGAATGTTTGGAACGGCCTATGGCACTCACACCGTCAAACGAAAAAACTACTCAATGTCTTTTCCTATCAAAAAGGATCAGCTGCAAAAGCTGCACATGCAAGCGCCACAAGCTCACGTGAAGGGCAGTCAATGCAGCCGGGTTATAATGATAACGAACCAAAAAAATCCTATTCAAAAGCACAAATGATCGGCCTGGTCCTAGGTCCGGCACTCTTTTTACTTACGATCTTATTCTTCTCTCCGGAAGGATTAAGCTTTGAAGCAAGAGCTGTTCTTGCAATAACGTTATGGGTAGCCACATGGTGGATCACCGAGGCGATTCCAATTCCGGCAACGTCGATCCTGCCGATATTCTTACTGCCAATTACCGGCGCACTTGATGGGGGGACCGTAACATCTGCATATGGCGACGATATCATTTTCTTATTCCTAGGTGGTTTCTTTATTGCCACGGCGATGGAAAAATGGAACCTCCACAAGCGTATGGCTCTAGCGATTATCGCTTTTATCGGAACAAGCACACAACGTATTTTACTTGGATTTATGATTGCAACAGCGTTTTTATCAATGTGGGTATCGAATACGGCAGCCGTTATGATGATGGTGCCGATGGGACTTGCTATCACGGCTCAGGTAGCAGCAGCTCTTAAAGGAAAGCCTGAAGAGCGCGACTTGCCGAAATTTGAAAAAGCGCTGATCTTTGGTGTAGGTTATGCCGGTACAATCGGTGGTCTTGGTACATTAATCGGGACGCCGCCAAATATTATTTTAGCAGCACAAGCACAGCAATTATTTGATGTTGAAATTTCATTTGCACGATGGATGTTGGTCGGGGTACCTGTTGTTATTCTTCTATTAGTCATTGCGTGGATGTACCTTGGACGCATGGCATTTAAGATGAGCATTAAAGGTCTTCCTGGAGGCAAAAACTTAATTCAAAACGAACGTACGAAGCTTGGAAAAACGTCATTTGAAGAAAAAGCAGTGGCTGCTGTCTTCACATTTGCCGCATTCATGTGGATCTCCCGCGAATTCATCTGGGTCGATCTTGTTCCTGAATTACGTGATGGTATGATTGCCGTATTAGCAGCTGTTATGCTGTTTGTCATTCCAACTTCACGTAAATTTGGTTCTCGTATTTTAGAATGGAAAGATTCTCGTGATATTCCTTGGGGCGTGCTTCTTCTATTCGGTGGCGGTCTTGCAATTGCTGCTGGATTTAGAGAAACGGGTTTATCTGATTGGATGGGTACGCAGCTGACAGTGCTTGACGGCTTACACCTAATCGTCATGATTGCTGCAACAGCGCTGTTCGTTCTATTCTTAACAGAGATCACATCAAACACAGCAACAGCGACAATGATCATTCCAGTTGTTGCGTCGCTTGCACTTGCGTTAAATATTCACCCATTTGCCCTTATGATTCCTTGTGCGATGGCTGCTAACTGTGCATTCATGCTTCCGGTTGGTACACCGCCAAATGCAATCATTTTCGGTACGGGTAAATTAAAAATCATCGAGATGGTACGAGTCGGGTTCTTAATTAACTTGATTGCTGCCTTCCTTATCGTCCTTGCCGTGTACTTCATGGTGCCGCTATTCTGGGGCATTGATCTAAATGTAGTACCAGCTGGATTCAGTTTATAA